The Fluviicola sp. genome contains a region encoding:
- the upp gene encoding uracil phosphoribosyltransferase: MVYNLGQSTSIFNTFLGELRDCTIQTDPMRFRRNLERVAEVLAYELSKHMDYQTEMVTTPLGEAEVETLKQQPVLATILRAGLPMHQGLLNYFDRAESAFVSAYRKHTTAEDFDIHVEYLASPSIDGKTLIISDPMLATGSSMVMVYKALLKQGKPAKVHIVSAIAAPEAIEFVKKHLPDTISIWVGAIDKELTAQSYIVPGLGDAGDLAYGVKC, encoded by the coding sequence ATGGTTTACAATTTAGGTCAGTCAACATCCATCTTCAACACTTTTCTTGGAGAGCTTAGAGATTGTACGATCCAAACAGATCCGATGCGTTTCAGACGTAATTTGGAACGTGTTGCCGAAGTATTGGCTTATGAATTGAGTAAGCACATGGATTACCAGACAGAAATGGTAACAACGCCGTTGGGTGAAGCGGAAGTGGAAACCTTGAAACAACAGCCGGTTTTGGCAACAATCTTACGTGCAGGCTTACCGATGCACCAGGGATTGCTGAATTATTTTGACCGCGCGGAAAGTGCCTTTGTATCTGCTTACAGGAAGCACACGACTGCAGAAGATTTTGATATTCATGTGGAATACCTGGCTTCACCGTCCATTGACGGGAAAACACTGATTATTTCCGATCCGATGCTGGCAACCGGAAGTTCGATGGTAATGGTTTATAAGGCATTACTCAAACAGGGAAAACCTGCGAAAGTGCATATTGTGTCGGCTATTGCAGCACCGGAAGCTATTGAATTTGTGAAAAAACACCTTCCGGATACAATCAGTATTTGGGTGGGTGCTATTGATAAGGAATTGACCGCTCAGTCATACATCGTTCCGGGATTGGGTGATGCCGGAGATTTGGCTTACGGAGTAAAATGTTAA
- a CDS encoding ABC transporter ATP-binding protein, which produces MAKQSKIDFRIFRRLLKFAKPYRGLLILAFICTVSLSVLGPLRPMIIGDMVQKYVVDETTRNADSFLKWTLIVAGILLLEALLQFLTAYFSNLMAQSVIRDIRIKVFNHLSTFRMQFFDRSPVGGLVTRVVSDIEAISEVFSSGLIDILGDLLMLVVVLALMFFTNWQLSLLVLIPIPILIFATRVFAKAMRKSFQQEGTAVHRLNSFVQERLTGMNIVQIFGREKMEYAAFQEVNKTHRQAHVNAVWAFSIFFPVVEFLSSLSMALLIVWCAFYMTGNAIGDKQLFGTVFSFTLWVQMLFRPIRMLADKFNILQRGIVRADKVFELLDTNEHVQESGTVTQLDFEQPLKFEHVYFAYKEEDWVLKDINLTIQPKETIAFVGATGAGKTSIVNLLSRFYEYQKGSIHIGEVELREIQMDTLRKNIAIVLQDVFLFSDTIHNNITLGNDAISREEVIAAAKAVGADSFIEKLPNGYDYQVGERGGVLSVGQRQLLAFIRAYVYNPHILILDEATSSVDNESELLIQQATEQLTKGRTSIVIAHRLSTIQAADKIIVLDKGEIQEMGSHEELLRKDGMYKKLHSMQFTKK; this is translated from the coding sequence ATGGCCAAACAGAGCAAAATTGATTTTCGAATCTTCAGACGTTTATTGAAATTTGCAAAACCTTACAGAGGGCTTTTAATTTTGGCATTTATCTGCACGGTTTCTCTCTCGGTTCTAGGGCCGCTTCGCCCGATGATCATCGGGGATATGGTGCAAAAATATGTGGTCGACGAAACAACCCGGAATGCGGATTCGTTCTTAAAATGGACCCTGATTGTAGCCGGAATTTTACTTTTAGAAGCACTGCTTCAATTCTTAACGGCTTACTTCTCGAATTTGATGGCGCAATCTGTCATCCGTGATATCCGTATCAAGGTATTCAATCACTTGTCTACTTTCCGGATGCAGTTCTTCGACCGTTCACCTGTCGGCGGATTGGTAACGCGCGTTGTTTCGGATATTGAAGCAATTTCGGAGGTTTTCTCTTCCGGGCTGATCGATATTTTAGGAGACTTATTGATGCTGGTTGTTGTTTTGGCGTTGATGTTCTTTACCAACTGGCAGCTTTCGCTATTGGTACTTATTCCCATTCCGATCCTCATTTTTGCTACACGCGTATTTGCCAAAGCCATGCGTAAAAGTTTCCAGCAGGAAGGAACAGCTGTTCACCGGTTGAACTCGTTTGTACAGGAACGTTTGACAGGAATGAACATCGTACAGATTTTCGGCCGCGAAAAAATGGAATATGCAGCTTTCCAGGAAGTAAATAAAACGCACCGGCAAGCTCACGTAAATGCAGTTTGGGCATTCTCAATTTTCTTCCCGGTCGTGGAATTTTTGAGTTCGCTTTCCATGGCTTTGCTGATCGTTTGGTGCGCATTTTACATGACCGGTAACGCGATTGGGGACAAGCAATTATTCGGGACCGTTTTCAGCTTTACGCTTTGGGTTCAGATGTTGTTCCGCCCGATACGCATGCTTGCGGATAAATTCAACATTCTGCAGCGCGGAATTGTGCGTGCCGATAAGGTCTTTGAATTGTTGGATACCAACGAGCACGTTCAGGAATCCGGAACAGTTACCCAACTGGATTTTGAACAGCCACTGAAATTCGAGCATGTTTATTTTGCTTACAAGGAAGAAGATTGGGTGTTGAAAGATATCAATCTGACCATTCAGCCGAAAGAAACCATTGCTTTTGTCGGGGCTACCGGAGCGGGTAAAACATCTATCGTCAATCTGCTGAGCCGCTTTTACGAGTACCAGAAAGGAAGTATTCACATCGGTGAAGTTGAATTGCGTGAAATCCAAATGGACACTTTGCGTAAGAATATTGCCATTGTATTGCAGGATGTTTTCCTGTTTTCGGATACGATTCACAACAACATTACTCTAGGGAATGACGCTATTTCACGTGAAGAAGTCATTGCTGCGGCAAAAGCTGTGGGCGCCGACAGTTTCATTGAGAAATTACCGAACGGGTACGATTACCAGGTCGGAGAACGCGGAGGAGTGCTTTCCGTAGGACAACGGCAATTGCTCGCTTTTATTCGTGCTTACGTGTACAATCCGCATATTCTGATCCTGGATGAAGCGACTTCAAGTGTCGATAATGAATCGGAATTATTGATTCAGCAAGCGACCGAACAACTCACGAAAGGGCGAACTTCTATCGTTATCGCACACCGATTATCTACCATACAGGCAGCAGACAAAATCATTGTCCTGGACAAAGGTGAAATCCAGGAAATGGGATCTCACGAAGAATTATTACGCAAAGATGGAATGTACAAAAAGCTGCACTCCATGCAATTTACAAAGAAATGA
- a CDS encoding substrate-binding domain-containing protein yields the protein MTNELGLKIGGVPEHFNLPWRLAIEEGKFQEIGLNLHWSDMSGGTGQMIRGLETGSIDIAVLLTEGITKSILQGLDAKILEVYVVSPLSWGIHVPHKGAIKKPEDVEDQTFAISRYGSGSHLMAYVMADQHNWNLDNLKFNVIGDVYGGLWALENNEAQAFLWEKYTTFPFVEQGKCDYVGDVVTPWPCFVIAARKEIAEKYPEMLAGMCAVVNQKAQEVKENPDSANMISWRYNLPLEQVQKWLSETDWNYEGTDYPLAFEKTTHYLKKLNLLSEEEAEGWEEKLFV from the coding sequence ATGACAAACGAATTAGGCTTAAAGATCGGCGGTGTTCCTGAACATTTTAATTTACCCTGGAGATTGGCAATCGAAGAAGGAAAGTTCCAGGAAATCGGGTTAAATCTTCATTGGTCTGACATGAGCGGCGGGACCGGCCAAATGATCCGCGGACTGGAAACAGGTTCAATCGATATTGCCGTGCTTTTGACAGAAGGGATTACCAAGTCTATTCTTCAAGGATTAGATGCCAAAATACTGGAAGTTTATGTGGTTTCTCCGCTAAGTTGGGGAATTCACGTACCGCACAAAGGTGCGATCAAAAAACCGGAAGATGTGGAAGACCAAACTTTCGCCATTTCGCGTTATGGATCAGGCTCGCATTTGATGGCATACGTCATGGCTGATCAGCACAACTGGAACCTGGACAACCTGAAATTCAATGTGATCGGCGACGTTTATGGTGGATTGTGGGCATTGGAAAATAACGAAGCACAGGCATTCCTTTGGGAAAAGTATACGACCTTTCCTTTCGTAGAACAGGGAAAATGTGACTATGTGGGCGATGTGGTAACTCCATGGCCTTGTTTCGTGATTGCAGCGCGAAAAGAAATTGCGGAAAAGTACCCGGAAATGTTAGCCGGCATGTGTGCGGTTGTCAATCAAAAAGCACAGGAGGTGAAAGAGAACCCGGATTCAGCAAACATGATTTCGTGGCGTTACAACCTTCCGTTGGAACAGGTTCAAAAATGGCTGTCAGAAACAGATTGGAATTACGAAGGAACTGATTACCCGCTTGCTTTCGAGAAGACCACCCATTACCTCAAAAAATTGAATTTGCTTTCCGAGGAAGAAGCGGAAGGCTGGGAAGAGAAATTGTTTGTATAG
- a CDS encoding glycosyltransferase family 39 protein — MQLSERIKTIDWTALKTILFVGLIVRLIAAIFAEGYSMHDDHFLVIEAAGSWADGFDYNAWLPWNKPAGSAPEGHSFTYVGLNYLFFSGLKSIGIADPKTLMLLNRLVHAVFSLLVIRFGYLITEKLSNKKTASYVGWVLALLWAMPFLSVRNLVEVVSIPFLMWAVWLTLQENRKWALFYAGLLIGVAISFRYQIAIYAVGLGIYYIIRLEWRKLFLMTAGSLVMFVLTQGVVDYFIWGYPFAEFKGYVVYNMNEGTRYMKNANYFMYFYVLFGFLLFPLGILALIAYFKSARKYLVLFIPTFVFLLFHTIFPNRQERFILTIFPLVIVLVFLGIEQLRTRKFWNGFWKVSWIAFWILNIPLFCIVTVMPSKKSRVNTMYALYGKTHGDEHILIEATGETNPEMMPFFYSGKWQYKVLERWSTDTINPASFYTVEPQDYIFFFGQKNLDQRIDTFKVFYPKMHLEAQIEPGFVDKFLHGINPRNSNSYVEIWKTEANESSKSSKEFKKNEDQ; from the coding sequence ATGCAACTTTCTGAAAGAATTAAGACCATAGATTGGACAGCGCTTAAAACCATTTTATTCGTTGGATTGATCGTTCGATTGATAGCCGCAATTTTTGCAGAAGGTTACAGTATGCACGACGATCATTTCCTGGTGATCGAAGCGGCCGGTTCCTGGGCAGATGGTTTTGACTACAACGCATGGCTTCCATGGAATAAACCGGCGGGGTCAGCGCCGGAAGGCCATAGTTTCACATATGTCGGGCTGAATTACCTCTTTTTCTCAGGTTTAAAATCCATCGGGATTGCAGATCCGAAAACGCTGATGTTGCTAAATAGGCTTGTTCATGCGGTGTTCTCCTTGCTTGTTATCCGCTTTGGCTATTTAATCACGGAAAAACTCTCCAACAAGAAAACAGCAAGTTATGTAGGTTGGGTATTGGCTCTTTTGTGGGCAATGCCGTTCTTGTCGGTTAGGAACTTGGTGGAAGTAGTCAGCATTCCTTTCCTGATGTGGGCGGTTTGGCTGACACTGCAGGAAAACCGTAAATGGGCGTTGTTTTACGCAGGTTTGTTAATTGGTGTTGCGATTTCGTTTCGCTACCAGATTGCCATTTATGCAGTCGGTTTGGGGATTTACTACATCATCAGACTGGAATGGCGGAAACTGTTCCTGATGACAGCCGGTTCACTCGTTATGTTTGTGCTTACCCAGGGTGTTGTCGATTATTTCATCTGGGGCTATCCGTTTGCGGAGTTCAAAGGATATGTGGTCTATAACATGAATGAAGGAACGCGCTACATGAAAAACGCGAATTACTTCATGTATTTCTACGTCTTATTCGGATTTTTGCTTTTTCCGCTTGGAATTCTGGCTTTGATCGCCTATTTCAAATCTGCGAGAAAATACCTGGTTTTATTCATTCCGACTTTCGTTTTCCTGTTGTTCCATACGATCTTCCCGAACAGGCAGGAGCGTTTTATCCTAACGATTTTCCCGTTGGTAATTGTGCTGGTTTTCCTGGGTATTGAACAGCTGAGAACACGTAAATTCTGGAATGGATTCTGGAAGGTTTCCTGGATCGCATTCTGGATCCTGAACATCCCGTTATTTTGTATTGTAACGGTAATGCCTTCCAAAAAATCACGTGTGAATACGATGTATGCATTGTACGGAAAAACGCATGGAGACGAGCATATTTTAATCGAGGCGACAGGAGAAACAAACCCCGAAATGATGCCATTTTTCTATTCCGGGAAGTGGCAGTACAAAGTGTTGGAACGCTGGAGTACGGATACGATTAATCCGGCGAGTTTCTATACAGTGGAGCCACAGGATTATATTTTCTTCTTCGGACAGAAAAACCTGGATCAGCGCATCGATACTTTCAAAGTATTCTATCCGAAAATGCACCTGGAAGCTCAGATAGAGCCCGGATTTGTGGATAAATTTTTACATGGAATCAACCCGCGGAACTCAAATTCGTACGTAGAAATCTGGAAAACAGAAGCAAATGAAAGTTCAAAGAGTTCAAAAGAGTTCAAAAAAAATGAAGATCAATAG
- the ahcY gene encoding adenosylhomocysteinase has translation MSNTTEKLAYKVKDISLAEWGRKEIVLAEAEMPGLMSLRAEYGAKKPLKGARIAGCLHMTIQTAVLIETLVELGAEVTWSSCNIFSTQDHAAAAIAAAGIPVYAWKGMNEEEFDWCIEQTLFAFEGGKPLNMILDDGGDLTNMVFDRFPELTADIRGLSEETTTGVHRLYERKKNGTLVMPAINVNDSVTKSKFDNKYGCKESLVDSIRRATDVMMAGKVAVVCGYGDVGKGSAASLRGAGARVIVTEIDPICALQAAMDGFEVKKLDTVVHNVDIVVTTTGNKDIVMGRHFEKMKDKTIVCNIGHFDNEIDMAWLNANYGATKSTVKPQVDIYNVKGNDIIILAEGRLVNLGCATGHPSFVMSNSFTNQTLAQLELWENSANYENDVYVLPKHLDEKVARLHLAKIGVELETLTQDQADYIGVTVEGPFKSDAYRY, from the coding sequence ATGAGCAATACAACTGAAAAATTAGCTTACAAAGTAAAAGACATTTCACTTGCTGAGTGGGGTCGTAAAGAGATCGTTTTGGCTGAAGCTGAAATGCCCGGGTTAATGTCTTTACGCGCTGAATACGGTGCTAAGAAACCTTTGAAAGGTGCACGTATCGCAGGATGTTTACACATGACTATTCAAACTGCTGTTTTAATTGAAACATTGGTTGAATTGGGAGCTGAAGTTACCTGGTCTTCTTGTAACATCTTCTCAACACAAGATCACGCCGCTGCTGCAATTGCTGCTGCAGGAATTCCTGTTTACGCTTGGAAAGGAATGAACGAAGAGGAGTTTGACTGGTGTATTGAGCAAACTTTGTTCGCATTCGAAGGTGGAAAACCATTGAACATGATTTTGGATGACGGAGGTGATTTGACGAATATGGTTTTTGACCGTTTCCCTGAATTGACTGCTGATATCCGCGGATTGTCGGAAGAAACTACAACAGGAGTTCACCGTTTGTACGAGCGTAAGAAAAACGGAACATTGGTAATGCCTGCAATCAACGTTAACGATTCAGTTACCAAATCCAAATTCGATAACAAATACGGATGTAAAGAGTCTTTGGTAGATTCTATTCGTCGCGCAACTGACGTAATGATGGCTGGTAAAGTAGCTGTTGTTTGTGGTTACGGAGACGTTGGTAAAGGTTCAGCAGCTTCTTTGCGTGGTGCAGGAGCTCGTGTAATCGTTACAGAAATCGACCCGATTTGTGCGTTGCAGGCTGCAATGGACGGATTCGAGGTTAAAAAATTGGATACTGTGGTTCACAATGTAGATATCGTTGTTACAACTACAGGGAACAAAGACATCGTAATGGGTCGTCATTTCGAGAAAATGAAAGATAAAACGATCGTTTGTAACATCGGTCACTTCGATAACGAAATCGATATGGCTTGGTTGAATGCAAACTACGGTGCTACAAAATCTACTGTGAAGCCGCAGGTTGATATTTACAACGTAAAAGGAAACGATATCATCATTTTGGCTGAAGGTCGTTTGGTAAACCTTGGTTGTGCAACAGGTCACCCTTCTTTCGTAATGTCTAACTCATTTACCAACCAAACATTGGCTCAATTGGAATTGTGGGAAAATTCTGCAAACTATGAGAACGATGTATACGTGTTGCCGAAACATTTGGATGAGAAAGTGGCTCGTTTGCATTTGGCTAAGATTGGTGTGGAATTGGAAACATTGACACAGGATCAGGCAGATTATATCGGAGTAACCGTAGAAGGTCCGTTTAAATCAGACGCTTACAGATACTAG
- a CDS encoding TetR/AcrR family transcriptional regulator: MKTRDKILQTALNLFNKYGVPNVTLRRIAAEMFISQGNLNYHFKHREDIIEALYYQLLEVFNAEKGKLDTEEMTFQFVMDSTRAGMEALFKYRFLMIDFNQNMRENPKLHAHFIQLEEIRKQTYLHSFNLAIDAGVMRAPAFKGEYEGLNERIRVYSDYWIASAAVYNEPEETTVDKYHNLLVEMFFPYFTKEAQREFLLKRL; the protein is encoded by the coding sequence ATGAAAACGAGAGATAAAATATTACAAACAGCCTTGAACTTATTCAACAAATATGGAGTTCCAAACGTGACATTGCGCAGAATTGCAGCAGAAATGTTCATCAGTCAGGGAAACCTGAATTACCATTTCAAGCACCGGGAAGACATCATTGAAGCCTTATATTATCAGTTACTGGAAGTTTTCAATGCTGAAAAAGGGAAATTGGACACGGAAGAAATGACTTTCCAGTTCGTCATGGATTCTACGCGAGCCGGAATGGAAGCTTTGTTCAAATACCGGTTCCTGATGATTGATTTCAACCAGAATATGCGGGAGAACCCGAAACTTCATGCCCATTTTATCCAATTGGAAGAAATCCGCAAACAGACTTACCTGCACTCATTCAACCTGGCTATTGATGCCGGAGTGATGCGTGCACCGGCATTTAAAGGCGAATATGAGGGATTGAATGAACGGATTCGTGTTTACAGTGATTACTGGATTGCTTCTGCCGCAGTGTATAATGAACCTGAAGAAACCACGGTGGACAAATACCACAATTTATTGGTGGAAATGTTTTTTCCGTATTTCACCAAAGAGGCACAACGGGAGTTTTTATTGAAACGGTTGTAG
- a CDS encoding alkaline phosphatase family protein, translating into MFRVVSVLSLLVVLTACTHDKAPVLKEYQTQNVIVVVIDGPRYSETWGDPLRANIPVRDSLSDYGVLLTNFRNQGVTFTIPGHTAICTGNYQSITNDGTQLPYYPSFFQAYLKSTGDLYTQCAIVGSKDKLRVLSNCLDPDWQNQYRPFFNCGVNGDGTGGYRADSVTLQQALNTLSSNQPKLMLIAFKDPDYFAHQSDSLRYIDAIQKTDQYVGVIWNYIQNSAFYKDKTTLIITNDHGRHLDWIPGGYTTHGDDCEGCRHIEFLALSPDFKSNVQFSKEYDQVDIPATIKELLHFPMNTGQGEIMLDLFR; encoded by the coding sequence ATGTTTCGGGTAGTTTCAGTTTTAAGTTTGCTGGTGGTTTTAACGGCATGTACACATGACAAGGCGCCAGTGCTAAAGGAATATCAAACACAAAATGTCATTGTAGTAGTCATTGACGGTCCGCGCTATTCGGAAACCTGGGGCGATCCGTTACGGGCAAACATTCCGGTCAGAGATAGTTTATCCGATTATGGTGTCCTGCTTACCAATTTCAGAAACCAGGGAGTCACATTCACCATTCCCGGTCACACGGCAATTTGTACAGGAAACTATCAATCTATTACAAACGACGGAACACAATTGCCCTATTATCCATCCTTTTTCCAGGCCTACCTCAAAAGTACCGGCGATCTTTATACCCAATGCGCCATTGTGGGATCAAAAGATAAATTACGGGTACTTTCCAATTGCCTGGATCCAGACTGGCAGAACCAATACCGCCCGTTTTTCAATTGTGGTGTAAATGGAGATGGTACCGGCGGATACCGGGCAGATTCCGTTACCTTGCAACAAGCATTGAATACCTTGTCTTCCAATCAGCCGAAACTGATGCTGATCGCTTTTAAAGACCCGGATTATTTCGCGCATCAAAGTGATTCCCTAAGATACATCGACGCCATTCAAAAAACTGATCAATATGTGGGCGTAATCTGGAATTACATCCAAAACTCTGCTTTTTATAAAGATAAAACCACCTTGATCATCACCAACGATCACGGAAGGCATCTCGATTGGATTCCCGGAGGCTACACAACACATGGCGACGACTGTGAAGGATGCAGGCACATCGAGTTTTTGGCTTTGTCACCAGACTTTAAATCAAACGTGCAGTTCAGCAAAGAGTATGATCAGGTAGATATTCCTGCGACCATTAAAGAACTGCTCCATTTTCCGATGAACACCGGCCAGGGCGAGATCATGCTGGATTTGTTCCGGTGA
- a CDS encoding GatB/YqeY domain-containing protein — protein sequence MDFTEKINQDIKNAMLAKEKERLAVLRDIKSKLLLEATSGGSGELTEEVANKIVLKLHKQRMETYQIYVDQGRNDLADEELFQAKVLEDYLPKMMSDDEVRQVIAAKIAEIGASGPQDMGKVMGPVNGQLAGKADGKRVSELVKEALANL from the coding sequence ATGGACTTTACAGAAAAAATTAACCAGGATATAAAGAACGCCATGCTTGCCAAGGAAAAAGAACGCCTTGCAGTTTTGCGCGATATTAAAAGTAAATTATTACTGGAAGCAACATCCGGTGGGTCCGGCGAACTGACGGAAGAAGTGGCAAACAAGATTGTTTTGAAACTTCACAAACAGCGCATGGAAACGTACCAGATTTATGTGGACCAGGGAAGAAACGATTTGGCAGATGAAGAATTGTTTCAGGCTAAAGTGTTAGAGGACTATTTACCAAAAATGATGTCCGACGACGAAGTGCGCCAGGTGATTGCAGCTAAGATTGCAGAAATCGGTGCTAGCGGACCCCAGGATATGGGGAAAGTGATGGGGCCGGTAAACGGACAGTTGGCTGGAAAGGCTGACGGGAAACGCGTTTCCGAGCTCGTAAAAGAAGCTTTGGCGAATTTGTAG
- the ftsZ gene encoding cell division protein FtsZ, whose product MEFDLPKGTTSIIKVIGVGGGGSNAVNHMFDQEIKGVDFIVCNTDRQALDISPVPYKIQLGPSLTEGRGAGAIPEIGRNAAVENIEDIRTLLSSGTKMVFVTAGMGGGTGTGAAPVIAQVAKELNILTVGIVTVPFAFEGRRRRQQAEEGLDVMRQCVDTLLVINNERLREVGGNMSLAQAFAMADNVLATAAKGIADVITTTGAINVDFNDVNTVMRDSGVAIMGSSVAEGEGRAITAVQEALNSPLLNDNNIEGAKYILLNITYGDIEVTMDEIGEITDYIQDEAGSTADVIWGHGYDPSLGNKLSVTLVATGFHSTPFTGFEKAPEKTVSVLEDEPKNEIKTPLTSPTHQVVPEKKEEEPFLKSEPKAEEVKTTNSGTIEFDWEVKSEAKPMVTPMSTPSVEEKEEPKRYFLEDETQAKVELENVVQKAPVSAEELQRRNMERMERIKNYNNKLKKAEGLKELEDEPAFVRRNIHLDQVVKSEESHVSRFGLSDDGIKTNNSFLHDNVD is encoded by the coding sequence ATGGAATTCGATTTGCCAAAAGGAACAACTTCAATTATCAAGGTAATTGGTGTTGGTGGTGGTGGAAGTAATGCTGTAAACCACATGTTCGATCAGGAAATCAAAGGTGTTGATTTCATCGTTTGTAATACAGACCGTCAGGCTTTGGATATTTCTCCGGTGCCTTATAAAATTCAGTTGGGGCCGAGCCTTACTGAAGGACGTGGTGCGGGGGCTATTCCTGAAATTGGTAGAAATGCTGCTGTTGAGAATATCGAGGATATTCGCACGTTGCTTTCAAGCGGTACCAAAATGGTTTTCGTAACTGCCGGAATGGGTGGTGGAACCGGAACAGGTGCTGCGCCGGTAATTGCACAGGTTGCTAAAGAATTAAATATATTGACTGTTGGTATCGTAACGGTTCCTTTCGCTTTTGAAGGACGTCGTCGTCGCCAGCAGGCAGAAGAAGGATTGGACGTCATGCGCCAGTGCGTGGACACCTTATTGGTGATCAACAATGAGCGTTTGCGTGAAGTAGGTGGGAATATGTCATTGGCCCAGGCTTTTGCTATGGCTGATAACGTATTGGCAACTGCTGCGAAAGGAATTGCGGATGTAATTACTACGACCGGTGCGATTAACGTGGATTTCAACGACGTAAACACGGTCATGCGTGATTCCGGAGTTGCAATCATGGGATCGTCGGTTGCTGAAGGTGAAGGCCGTGCGATTACTGCCGTTCAGGAAGCATTGAACTCTCCGTTGTTGAATGATAACAACATCGAAGGTGCTAAATACATCTTGTTGAACATCACTTACGGTGATATCGAAGTAACGATGGACGAGATCGGAGAAATCACGGACTACATCCAGGACGAAGCAGGATCTACTGCAGATGTTATCTGGGGTCACGGGTACGATCCGAGCTTAGGAAACAAGTTGAGCGTTACGTTGGTAGCGACCGGGTTCCATTCTACTCCGTTCACGGGTTTTGAAAAGGCTCCGGAAAAAACAGTTTCTGTTTTGGAAGACGAACCGAAAAATGAGATCAAAACTCCTTTGACTTCTCCTACACACCAGGTTGTTCCTGAGAAGAAGGAAGAAGAGCCGTTTTTGAAATCGGAGCCGAAAGCAGAAGAAGTAAAAACGACCAATTCCGGTACCATTGAGTTTGATTGGGAAGTGAAATCAGAAGCTAAACCGATGGTTACACCAATGTCAACTCCTTCCGTTGAGGAAAAGGAAGAGCCTAAGCGTTACTTTTTAGAAGATGAAACTCAGGCAAAAGTTGAATTGGAGAATGTAGTTCAGAAAGCACCTGTAAGCGCGGAAGAATTGCAGCGCCGTAACATGGAGCGCATGGAACGCATCAAGAATTACAACAACAAGTTGAAGAAAGCAGAAGGGTTGAAAGAATTGGAAGATGAGCCTGCATTCGTAAGAAGAAACATTCATTTGGACCAGGTCGTGAAAAGCGAAGAGTCCCATGTGAGCCGTTTCGGATTGTCAGATGACGGGATCAAAACCAACAACTCATTCTTACACGATAACGTTGACTAA